The nucleotide sequence CCCTAAGTTCTGTTATATCTTCTTCCTTCAGTCTTCTTTGGCCACGAATGTATGGACCACTCTTTTGTGCTGACAACTGCTAGAGTCACCATCTTCCTGGCTTCCGGACAGGAACTGCTGTTCTATCTTACCATTGCTACTTAGCATGACTGAAGAGGGAAATGGACTTCTCCTTTTCTTACTCATGACTCTGCAGTGACAAGGCTGAAAGTTGTAATAAGACACCAAAAGCTCAGACTtatcagagaaaaataagagtaaatgtGGCTATGTTCTGAGCCTCAGGCTCAAATCCTGATCAATATTTGAAGATTCTAGAAAGCTTCTAGACCCAGtgccctcttttccttttaaatttatttctacccTGTGAAGGGGAACCACAGGATGTCTGCTTTACCTTGATTCCAGTTCCATTGGGCactaacatacacacatacacatatgcacacatgtgcactcacacatacacacacacacacacacacagagagagagagagagagagagagaatccccgagagagataattttttaaattttatttttctccagtatgTCAAGTTTGCACAGTTCTTAATGTTTTGAACCAGGATGGGCCTAGTCTGAGTGTAATGAAGAGTATGACTTCAAGATTCTCTTCATGACTATCCATCCTGAAGAAGATTCTCTTGATTGTCATCCAGAGGTATGTTGTTTTACATGTTTCAAAAATGACACTGAACCAAAACACTTTTGTACGTGCAGTAGTGTTCAATTTTACATTCCCTTCAGTCATCTAGGCATTTCAACAATCTAATACATATTTTCCTGGGTCAAGAAAGTTATCTTTTACACTTCTCTTCCAGATGCACAATCTCTCAATTACCTCAGTTTAGTatcctttcaaaaattaaattaaattaaattcataaaattaaataaagcaaaaataccCTAAGAAGAGCAGAACTCAGAAAAGTTATGGacatacagtttttaaaagtcgTAGCCTTATATGAAAAGCAGTAAAGTCAATCTAGCCATAACTTTGATAAAGTATGTGGTAATTATTACAAGATACTTAATGTTTCAGTTTATAATTGCCACTGGTATTTCCTCCACTGGGCTCAAGCTTTTATTGACATCGCTAAGTTGGCCATGGTGTTGACTAATGAAAAGCAAAGGGGCAATTTTTTCCCAAGTTAAATATGAAACTGTATATCTCCAGGGGCAGAATCTTGACTTCATTCTGGGAACTTTTACAAATATGTAAGGCATTAGTTCATAAGGCCCAATGTCCAGCACACAAGGAACAGAAAGCAAATCTCTGATCAGTGTTTTACTTCCCTATGTGCTTCCTCATTGCATTTTGTAGCATCAATACCGGAGGAACTCTATGCAATGCTCTCTTGCTCAGATTGTTCTCTAGTTCCACAGTTCAAAGATGGGGAATAATCACTTATTCATCCACTGACTATTTCATTTAGTACATATTCACTCACTGCCTATGGAGGAACTTAACAGAGCACAGTAGTCATATAAGACAGTATAAAATGGTCAGACACATTTATACAGCATAGAATGTGAGTGTGATGGataagaagaaatgttaaaaataagtagAAGGGATGGGTTTGAAAGGATTTCCTTAGGCAATATTGGAAAGTTCATTAAGGCCAGGGTCCAAAGGCCTCACAAGTAATAAACAAGCATTGAATTTTGTCTAAAATGGGAGGGTGGGAGCAGGAATTATTTATGAGGGTGTTTGGGGCAAGTAAAAGATGGAAGTTATTCCTTAGAGCAGGAGCACTTGAGGAAGTGTGGTATTTAAAGCTACACTGCAAGCAAGGCATGtaggcaacaaaagaaacagGACAGTGTCTTGATCATTCATTATGTCTCCAGCTGAGCACGGTATTTTTTTAGTAAATGTTGGAAATAGATCAAAGCATTAGCCTGAAGGCTATGCCTTTGGTGTGAAGCCTTCCACAGAGGCCCTGTAATGCCAGTATTCTCTATGTATTTAAAACTTTCTGGACAATGCAAATGCTCGGGAGGGAGAAGTGTCCTACATTAGTGACTATGCATGGTGcccctccttttctcattttccttgacCTCTTTGAATAAAACACAAGAGCTTCCTATCTGTAGATCCTAAGGGATTTAGCATACctccagacaaaaataaaataaataaaataaaataaaataaaataaaataaaataaaataaagcgaAATGAATCAGGAAGTTGAGTTAAAGTTCTTTATTAGACAGAAGTCATACCCTTGAAGGTGGACATTATTTCATCAAGTTCAGAAGATCGAATTTAGGGAAATAGGTTCTTCCAGTGGTCACCAGAAAATAGGCCATGACCTCAATGGTACTTGTGGGCCAAGGCACTGGCCACACCAGCCACCACCTTCTGAAAGGCAGCCTGCACCTGGGGGTTGAATTCATGGCCAAAGTGGTGGGCCAGTACACACACCAGCACGTTGCCCAGGAGctgtggggaagacagacagaaaaatatacatgatTAACAGAGAAATCAAGCTTGGCTTCTGAGAAACTGAGccaacaatcttttttttcctgcccatGCTCTAGCCCAAATTGATCTTCAGGTTATCTCCATAGGCAGAAATGAGTaaccatatatgtatgtatactgtattgttttattatatatgtctTATATAATAAGGAACAGATTAATTAGTCTGATGATGGCTGTCTTAGCACTACTGCTTCCCTACTTCCCTACTTCTGGTCTACCATCCTCAGATattcactttcctttcctttccattgaGTCTTGATTCCATAAAATTCCAATTATTCTTTAATTCTGAACTGATTTTTGGACTCTAGATGACATCTTGAGCCTCTCCCCTTTGAGGAGCCCTTCCAATCCCCATTTGGAGAGATAGAAAGACTATTCCAAGTGTAGAAGTAGAAGATGAGAGCTAGTATGTATAATTTGGATACTGAGTAGGGAAAAAAgttagggagaaaaagagagaagcaaaagatAAACTATTAAGTAAGAgcttgattaaaaataaacaaggatgTGAGAAAGGAAATGACATGGAATACtgaatgaaaactataaaactacatacattttgaaaagcattCAATGATGATATATTCTAAAGTAAAAAGGAAGCTGCAGGGTGAACAGGTAGGTAAAGGAACCAGAGTAGAAGactagaaagtgaaaagaaaaaacaaacagaagatatCCTAGACTCACCCTGAAGTTCTCGGGATCCACGTGCAGCTTGTCACAGTGCAGCTCGCTGAGCTTAGCAAAGGCGCCCTTGAGGTCGTCGATGTTTTTCAGGCCATCACTGAAGGAGTTCAGCACCTTCTTGCCATGGGCCTTCACCTTAGTGTTGCTCATAATGGCATCAGCAGAGGACAGGTCCCCAAAGGACTGAAAGAACCTCTGAGTCCAGGGGTAGACAACCAGCAGCCTGAGGGGTGAAAACagcacagagggacagagggagtcAGTGCCTGTCAGAAGCCCCAGGCTCAGTCGAGCCTTCTCCACCTGCCCAGCATCCATTCACTCTCCTTAGGCCTGCCTTGCAACCTGGATACCAACCTGCCCAGGGCCTCACCGCCAACTTCATCCACGTTCACCTTGCTCCACAGGCCATTGACCAGACCCTTCTCCTCAGCACTCAGAAACGACATGCTGTCTGTTTGTGTGGTTGCTAGTGAACACAGTTGTGTCAGAAACAAGTGTAAGCTGGTACTATCCCTGCTCTTTGTTTTATGCCCAGGCCTGATCTTACCCTCCCTGCTCCCGTGAGCAGACTGGCCCAGGCCTAGGTGTGGTCCTGCAGGGGGAGGTCTGAATGATGACAGCCATACCTGTCCTCCAAATGTTCTAAATGTTTCAaaagcaaatacacacacacacacactggaatattactccgCCATcagaaaagagtgaaatcttgccatttgcaataatgtggatggaaatagagtgtattacactaagcaaacgaatcagagaaagacaaatactatacgatttcactcacatgtggaatttaagaagcaaaatagatggaatggaagaaaaaatgaaagaagatagaaacagagagggggacaaaccaCAGGaaactcttaactgtagagaacaaactgagggttgctggaggagaggttgggggatgggctaaatgggtgatgggcattaagaagggcacttgtgttgaacactgggtgttacatgtaagtgatgaatcactgaattctactcttgaaaccaatactacgcTATATATTAACTAagttaaatttgaataaaatcttggaagaaaaagaaaaacagaaaactttgTAATGTATTTGTGAGGTAGGAATTATTATTCCactttacaaacaaggaaattcATTCTGGGAAATGTCGACTAAACTTTTCGAGGTGATGGGGATGTAATTTGATCTTTTCCTGCTATTCCCAAAACCCAGGCTTTTTGCTTCTATGCCAGGGGCTTGGGTATTGGAATTTAAAGTGATGGCCACAAAAATGGCTGTGCTCAACTGCCAGCTCCATACAAGAGACTCTCGGCATTTTCTGTTCTGAGAATaggttttcctcttttcattcaCCAGACAGGGAACCTGGCTATCATCTGTGACTTCACTACTCTCTACTGCTCTCTCTTCCAAGTCCTGCTGTATCTTTGCCACAATGACATCTtacttttttcttagtttaattGCCCCTGTGAAGTTCAGTCCTTTACCCTCATTCTAATCACAGCACATTCCTATGGATAGATCCACGTTAGACCCTGTCTTGTCAGTTCTATATCCATACATGGATCAGTTTCCCTAAAATTCCCTATACACTATGTTACTCGTGTGTGCAAGAAATTTCACTGGTACTTTGTTTATAATGAtagtttcttttctgctttttcctgGCAGCAGTGTCCCTAATTTTATGCCGCTGTGCTGCTTTCAAGGGACTGATTTCTCTTCTGTCACTTACACCCTGCATTTGTCATTTTCCCACATTAATGGCCTTTTGTCTCCACCAAAGGAATTGGAAACATGTTCCAGGTCACAGAACTAGCAGGTGAAGTACAGATTCAAATCAAAGCAGTTACTTCCTATGCCTTAGAGACAGTTCCTCCATTAATACCACTGAAGACACTAGGGAA is from Neofelis nebulosa isolate mNeoNeb1 chromosome 10, mNeoNeb1.pri, whole genome shotgun sequence and encodes:
- the LOC131487348 gene encoding hemoglobin subunit beta-1; translated protein: MSFLSAEEKGLVNGLWSKVNVDEVGGEALGRLLVVYPWTQRFFQSFGDLSSADAIMSNTKVKAHGKKVLNSFSDGLKNIDDLKGAFAKLSELHCDKLHVDPENFRLLGNVLVCVLAHHFGHEFNPQVQAAFQKVVAGVASALAHKYH